CCAGATCACCGTACGCAACACCTGCCTTGAACATCGCCTCCCGGATCACCGGGGTGATGTTGCGCAGATGCTCGCGCGAAGCCAGCTCCGGCACCACGCCGCCATAAAGCGCATGCATCTGCATCTGCGAAGCCACGACGTTCGAAAGCACCTCCCGGCCGCCGCGCACCACGGAGGCAGCCGTCTCGTCACACGAGCTTTCAATGCCGAGAATGAGTCCACCTGGGCGCATCTGACTATAGTAGTGGACGAAATGAGTACAGAGAGTCAGCAGGTCAGCGAGTCAGCAAGTCAGCAGAAAGCCGCTCTGCGCGTCGTCGAGCGGCTGCGTGGCGTGCAGTTTTCCGCCTATTTTGTCGGTGGATGCGTGCGCGATCTCCTCATGGGCCACGCGCCGAAAGACTACGACGTCGCCACGAACGCCTGCCCGGATGCCGTCATAAAACTCTTCCGTCGCACCTTCCCCGTCGGCGCGCACTTTGGCGTGGTGATCGTCTGCGACAACGACGGTTCGCAGACCGAAGTGGCGACCTTCCGCGCCGACGGAGCCTACGAAGACGGCCGCCGACCCACCGAGGTCCGCTACGCCGACACGCCGCAGGTCGACGTACTCCGGCGCGACTTCACCATCAACGGCATGATGATGGATCCCGTGACCGGCGAGGTGCTGGACTTCGTCGGTGGGCGCGACGATCTCGAAGCGAAAATCCTCCGCGCTATCGGCACACCGCAGGTGCGCTTCGAAGAAGACAAGCTCCGCATGCTGCGGGCAGTACGGTTCGCCGCACGCTTCGGCTTCACGCTCGAACCCCGTACGCTCCAGGCGATTCAGGCGCAGGCCCCCACCATCAACCAGGTCAGTAATGAGCGCGTGCGCGATGAACTGACGCGCATGCTGACCGAGGGCCACGCACGGCGCGCCTTCGAGCTACTGGACGAAACCGGCCTACTGCGGGAAGTCCTTCCCGAAGTCGCAAAGATGAAGGGCGTGCAGCAACCGCCGCAGTTCCATCCCGAAGGCGATGTCTGGATACACACGCTTCTGCTGCTGGAAAAGCTGCAGGCAGGATGCTCCATGGAACTGGGATGGGCCGCTTTGCTGCACGACGTCGGAAAGCCTCCCACCTTCCGCGCACCCGACCCGACGCATGCCAAGCCGCGCATCCGCTTCGACGGCCATGCTGAGATCGGCACCACCATGGCCCGCACCATCTGCAACCGCCTGCGCATGTCCAACGACGAGACCGAGCAGATCTGTCTCCTCGTCGCCAACCACATGCGCTTCGGCGACGTGATGCAGATGAAGCCCGCAACCCTGAAGCGCTTCTTCCGCCTGCCGAAGTTCGATGAACACCTGCGCCTCCACTGGATGGACGCCTCGTCGGCACACGGCGACCTGCGCCTCTACGACTTTGCCAAACAGCAGTACGAAAGCGCTCCCCCGGACACCATCAAACCCGCACTCTTTCTCACCGGACGCGACCTGATCGACGCTGGCCTGAAACCCGGCCCACGCTTCAAACTTCTGTTGGAACAAATCGAAGACGCGCAACTCGAAGGTCGCATTACGACAAAAGCCGAAGCCATCAATCTTCTTCGCGAACTTCTGGCGTCCAATCCCTCATGAGCGAAATCATCATTCTTGGAGCGGGCGTCGCGGGACTCTCCGCAGCGGTGCATCTGGCAGAGGCAGGCTACGCCGTCACCGTGCTGGAGGCGAAAGACTGCGTAGGCGGACGCATCCGTTCGGTGGAGACCGCAGGCATCGTGGTGGAGACCGGCGCTGAGTTCATACACGGCGTTCCGCCCGACACCTTTGCCTGGCTGCGTGAAGAAAACCTCGAGCACTATGAACTGGACGGCGAAGACCTTGTCTATGACCTGGACAACAGGGGACATCTCGATCTCCAGCAAGAGGGAGATGCGGAAGACGAATCGCCCCTGGATCTGCTGGAAAAGATGACCGAGTGGAGCGAGATGCATGCGCACCGCGACATGACCTTCGCCGA
This genomic stretch from Terriglobus saanensis SP1PR4 harbors:
- a CDS encoding CCA tRNA nucleotidyltransferase, which gives rise to MSTESQQVSESASQQKAALRVVERLRGVQFSAYFVGGCVRDLLMGHAPKDYDVATNACPDAVIKLFRRTFPVGAHFGVVIVCDNDGSQTEVATFRADGAYEDGRRPTEVRYADTPQVDVLRRDFTINGMMMDPVTGEVLDFVGGRDDLEAKILRAIGTPQVRFEEDKLRMLRAVRFAARFGFTLEPRTLQAIQAQAPTINQVSNERVRDELTRMLTEGHARRAFELLDETGLLREVLPEVAKMKGVQQPPQFHPEGDVWIHTLLLLEKLQAGCSMELGWAALLHDVGKPPTFRAPDPTHAKPRIRFDGHAEIGTTMARTICNRLRMSNDETEQICLLVANHMRFGDVMQMKPATLKRFFRLPKFDEHLRLHWMDASSAHGDLRLYDFAKQQYESAPPDTIKPALFLTGRDLIDAGLKPGPRFKLLLEQIEDAQLEGRITTKAEAINLLRELLASNPS